In Strigops habroptila isolate Jane chromosome 2, bStrHab1.2.pri, whole genome shotgun sequence, one genomic interval encodes:
- the FRMPD4 gene encoding FERM and PDZ domain-containing protein 4 isoform X3, whose protein sequence is MEETTSSSGPSEGKLIPGDQIIMINDEPVSTAPRERVIDLVRSCKESILLTVVQPYPSPKSAFISAAKKARLKSNPVKVRFSEEVIINGQVSETVKDNSLLFMPNVLKVYLENGQTKSFRFDCSTSIKDVILTLQEKLSIKCIEHFSLMLEQRIEGSGTKLLLLHEQETLTQVTQRPSSHKMRCLFRISFVPKDPIDLLRRDPVAFEYLYVQSCNDVVQERFGPELKYDIALRLAALQMYIATVTTKQTQKISLKYIEKEWGLETFLPSAVLQSMKEKNIKKALSHLVKANQNLVPPGKKLSALQAKVHYLKFLSDLRLYGGRVFKATLVQGEKRSEVTLLVGPRYGISHVINTKTNLVALLADFSHVNRIEMFTEDESSVRVELHVLDVKPITLLMESSDAMNLACLTAGYYRLLVDSRRSIFNMANKKNTGSRETGNENRGKHNLLASEWNCVPKTTTFLAEGDQETQMSFADPKQKTVDVSESLLCPKEHRHLYIENAYNSGGFDQHLAKQSDPTEAEESRNFNQPSLLSLSGLESSKKAQDSPRGAKVSFIFGDHNLDGINPQTLGYERLLDESPEVLEKQRAIYISNANDIKGLELSPDAESIQFATNAVYATINDGKIFGAADGIEEPLLHDICYAENTDDAEDEDEVSCEEDIMVGEINRPALLSLSGSSDDIIDLTSLPPPEGDDNEDDFLLHTLNMAIAAPPPGFRDSSDEEDSQNQATQPRDNKEQASNLGGDDIPVSLIDAVPTNTEGKCEKGLDDAVVSTLQALEALAASEEQPTNDNSGVAILRAYSPESSSDSGNETNSSEMTESSELAAAQKQSENNARMFLTTSEGYQPLVEEQTEFPIAKNQSGGPGMKPSQPLAGRQAAELQSKVVPSKQILHSDNMEMEPETMETKSVTDYFSKLHMGSLVYSCTSKRKNKMTDSEVKAPSDGNATVKKPQGTKKAETDEDLKAKFGTLSARDSQRLSTFNVERTAFRQRWYTDDDGAADKPSPETVNGKTFPRVPVLGKTQTDCKDEVDPEVDQDDTSGLSQGENFLSDLTPVSSAKDLNDAEDIDLSADDHPSKLPEAEQSMARLCEYHLAKRMSSLQSEGHFSLQSSQCSSVDAGCSTGSSTCATPVESPLCTSDVKHIISDPSMKGIAYIPADERAAILPKHGTTYKDLHQQPEAVCHRMTVPVVHSAINAEPLFGTLREGCHRIPKIKETTAFTEPEKGRQGGMPTAFPRQPLADSIMLSSMLSESKVPSQNQDSCDIPKVNQACGATVSLRPYDMIGGSLRMPHNRKVLRRSSSIIGASGSVEMLFEKKAAADSLKCLDITRRDESKSGRSVELSLGKKLSKSYSQGCVYVSTDRKDSKRCSGTGTSQKDSKQCRTLPSRKLDTSAWRCRGPFSYCFLSRGNNDNDDEDDQDSHQLSCLFEHQILCELTEPVGQSFSGENYQKALESPKAAETPQGVSVNAHEESSADIQGGQIDVNLNDVAFDARITRINVMKEKMYAMPDGFIAAQKDANELLSLVRASMGKREDLHPETYDLKLSKYKQLLSMESRQLGSACRKMAMADKSPEEMLLAMTSSFQVLCCLTEACMRLVKVMNSETQQQEIIAKIDEVVINYICLLKAAEAVSGKTSSDPSIKLLARHSTTMAAIVSTLTRSLKMLLNK, encoded by the exons tctcCTAAATCAGCTTTTATTAGTGCTGCAAAAAAGGCAAGATTGAAGTCCAATCCTGTCAAAGTGCGCTTCTCGGAAGAAGTGATTATCAATGGCCAGGTGTCG GAAACAGTTAAGGACAATTCACTTCTTTTCATGCCAAATGTTCTGAAGGTGTATCTTGAAAATGGACAAACGAAATCTTTCCGTTTTGATTGCAGCACTTCCATAAAG GATGTCATCTTAACACTCCAAGAAAAGCTTTCCATCAAGTGTATTGAACATTTTTCCctgatgctggagcagaggatTGAAGGATCTGGAACGAAACTCCTTTTGCTACATGAACAGGAGACTCTAACTCAG GTGACCCAGAGGCCAAGCTCACATAAGATGAGATGTCTTTTCAGGATTAGCTTTGTCCCAAAGGACCCCATTGATCTTTTAAGAAGAGATCCAGttgcttttgaatatctctATGTACAG AGCTGTAACGACGTGGTTCAGGAAAGATTTGGACCAGAACTGAAATATGACATTGCCCTGCGCCTGGCTGCATTACAAATGTATATTGCAACTGTGACCACCAAGCAAACTCAGAAAATCTCTCTCAAATATATAGA AAAAGAATGGGGATTAGAGACTTTTCTTccatctgctgtgctgcaaagcatgaaagaaaagaacataaagaaaGCACTTTCACACCTTGTCAAAGCAAATCAAAACCTAGTTCCTCCGGGTAAAAAG cTATCTGCTTTGCAAGCCAAGGTGCATTATCTAAAGTTCCTCAGTGATCTACGGTTATATGGAGGCCGTGTTTTCAAGGCAACGTTAGTG cagggagaaaagcgTTCAGAAGTGACTCTGTTAGTAGGGCCACGGTACGGAATAAGTCATGTgataaacaccaaaacaaacctgGTGGCTCTCCTGGCAGACTTCAGCCATGTGAACAGGATTGAGATGTTTACAGAAGACGAAAGCAGTGTTAGAGTTGAGCTGCATGTTTTAGATGTAAAA CCTATTACTCTACTGATGGAGTCATCAGATGCAATGAATCTTGCTTGCCTAACAGCTGGATACTATAGACTGCTGGTTGACTCAAGGCGCTCAATATTTAACATGGccaacaagaaaaatacagggaGCCGAGAAACAG gaaatgaaaatagaGGGAAGCATAATCTCCTTGCTTCTGAGTGGAATTGTGTACCAAAAACTACCACTTTCCTGGCTGAAGGAGATCAGGAGACTCAAATGTCCTTTGCTGATCCAAAACAAAAGACTGTAGATGTCTCTGAAAGTCTGTTATGTCCAAAAGAACACAGACATCTGTACATAGAAAATGCATATAATTCAGGTGGATTTGATCAGCATCTGGCCAAGCAAAGTGACCccactgaagcagaagaaagcagaaattttaaTCAGCCTTCACTGCTGTCACTCTCAGGTTTGGAATCTAGCAAGAAAGCACAGGATTCCCCCAGGGGAGCAAAAGTTTCCTTTATATTTGGAGATCACAACTTGGATGGTATCAATCCCCAGACTCTTGGCTATGAAAGGCTTTTGGATGAAAGTCCAGAAGtactagaaaaacaaagagcCATTTATATTAGTAATGCCAATGACATTAAAGGCCTGGAGTTGTCACCAGATGCTGAAAGCATTCAGTTTGCTACAAATGCTGTTTACGCAACTATAAATGATGGTAAAATATTTGGAGCTGCAGATGGGATAGAAGAGCCTTTGCTGCATGATATTTGTtatgcagaaaacacagatgatgctgaagatgaagatgaagtAAGCTGTGAAGAAGACATTATGGTAGGAGAAATCAATAGGCCTGCTCTTCTCAGCCTTTCTGGTTCTAGTGATGACATTATTGATTTGACTTCACTTCCACCTCCGGAAGGTGATGATAATGAAGATGATTTCCTATTGCATACCTTAAACATGGCCATTGCTGCTCCTCCACCTGGCTTCAGGGACAGTTCAGATGAGGAAGACTCTCAGAATCAAGCAACACAGCCTAGAGACAACAAGGAGCAAGCCAGTAATCTAGGCGGTGATGACATTCCAGTGTCACTTATTGATGCTGTCCCTACTAATACAGAGGGGAAGTGTGAGAAGGGGCTAGATGACGCTGTAGTCTCTACACTTCAAGCACTAGAAGCTTTGGCTGCTTCAGAGGAACAGCCGACGAATGACAATTCAG GTGTAGCTATCCTGCGAGCATATAGCCCTGAGTCATCTTCTGATTCTGGCAATGAAACAAATTCCTCTGAAATGACTGAAAGCTCTGAACTAGCTGCGGCACAGAAACAGTCAGAAAACAATGCACGTATGTTTTTGACCACAAGTGAAGGCTACCAACCCCTTGTGGAAGAGCAGACTGAATTTCCTATCGCTAAGAATCAGTCTGGAGGACCAGGCATGAAGCCCTCACAGCCTTTGGCTGGTCGTCAGGCTGCAGAGCTACAGTCAAAAGTTGTGCCTTCAAAGCAGATTCTTCATTCAGATAACATGGAAATGGAGCCAGAGACCATGGAAACAAAATCTGTCACTGATTACTTTAGCAAATTGCACATGGGATCCTTGGTATATTCTTGCActagtaaaaggaaaaataagatgaCAGACAGCGAAGTAAAAGCACCCTCTGATGGCAATGCTACTGTGAAAAAGCCACAGGGAACTAAAAAAGCAGAGACTGATGAAGATCTAAAAGCTAAATTTGGAACTCTTTCAGCAAGAGACAGTCAACGCCTAAGCACTTTTAATGTGGAAAGAACTGCCTTTCGCCAAAGATGGTACACTGACGATGATGGGGCAGCAGATAAGCCAAGCCCAGAAACAGTGAACGGGAAGACATTTCCAAGAGTTCCTGTCCTTGGTAAAACACAAACTGACTGCAAGGATGAAGTGGATCCTGAGGTGGATCAGGATGATACCTCGGGGCTTAGCCAAGGTGAAAACTTTCTGTCAGATTTAACTCCTGTGTCTTCAGCCAAAGACCTAAACGATGCAGAAGATATCGATTTATCTGCAGATGACCATCCTTCAAAGCTTCCAGAAGCTGAGCAGAGCATGGCTAGACTTTGTGAATATCACTTGGCTAAGCGCATGTCATCTCTGCAAAGTGAAGGCCATTTCTCACTGCAAAGCTCTCAGTGCTCTTCAGTGGATGCAGGATGCAGCACAGGCAGTAGCACATGTGCTACCCCTGTTGAATCTCCTCTTTGTACCTCCGATGTTAAGCACATTATCTCTGACCCATCGATGAAGGGCATTGCCTATATTCCAGCAGATGAAAGAGCTGCCATTCTTCCAAAACATGGAACGACATACAAGGACCTGCACCAGCAGCCTGAAGCTGTATGTCACAGAATGACGGTGCCTGTCGTGCATTCAGCAATTAATGCTGAACCACTGTTCGGCACTTTGAGAGAAGGATGTCATCGGATCCCCAAGATAAAAGAAACTACAG CTTTCACAGAGCCTGAGAAGGGAAGACAAGGAGGCATGCCTACAGCTTTTCCTAGACAGCCTCTAGCTGACTCCATCATGCTATCATCCATGCTATCAGAATCAAAGGTGCCAAGTCAAAATCAAGACTCTTGTGACATTCCCAAAGTAAATCAGGCTTGTGGGGCAACAGTTAGTTTACGGCCATATGACATGATAGGAGGAAGCCTCAGGATGCCGCACAACAGGAAAGTGCTGAGAcgcagcagcagcatcattgGAGCATCTGGAAGTGTTGAGATGCTGTTTGAAAAGAAGGCAGCCGCAGACAGCTTGAAATGCCTGGACATCACCCGAAGGGATGAATCCAAATCAGGGAGAAGTGTGGAACTCTCCCTGGGCAAAAAGCTGTCAAAAAGTTATTCCCAGGGTTGTGTATATGTCAGCACTGATAGGAAGGACAGTAAGAGGTGCTCAGGCACAGGCACCAGTCAGAAGGACTCCAAGCAGTGTCGAACATTACCCTCACGGAAGCTGGACACCAGCGCCTGGAGGTGTCGTGGCCCCTTTAGCTATTGTTTCCTAAGCAGAGGAAACAATGACAATGATGATGAAGATGACCAAGACAGCCATCAGCTCTCATGTCTCTTTGAACACCAGATCCTGTGTGAGCTCACAGAACCAGTTGGTCAGTcattttctggagaaaattaTCAGAAAGCCTTGGAGTCCCCGAAAGCTGCTGAGACCCCACAAGGTGTGTCAGTCAATGCACATGAGGAGAGCAGTGCTGACATCCAAGGTGGCCAAATTGATGTGAATCTCAACGATGTGGCCTTCGATGCACGAATCACACGAATAAATGTGATGAAAGAGAAGATGTATGCAATGCCTGATGGATTTATTGCAGCACAAAAGGATGCCAATGAGCTACTCTCATTGGTCCGAGCAAGTATGGGCAAGAGGGAAGATTTACATCCAGAAACATATGACCTTAAACTTTCTAAGTACAAACAACTGTTATCTATGGAATCAAGACAGTTGGGAAGTGCCTGCAGGAAAATGGCCATGGCTGATAAAAGCCCTGAGGAAATGCTTTTAGCTATGACTTCCAGCTTTCAAGTACTCTGTTGCTTAACAGAAGCCTGCATGCGTTTAGTTAAAGTCATGaactctgaaacacagcagcaggaaattATAGCTAAGATAGATGAGGTTGTAATAAACTACATTTGTCTTCTGAAGGCTGCAGAAGCAGTGTCAGGCAAGACCTCCAGTGATCCTAGCATTAAACTCTTGGCTCGACATTCAACTACCATGGCCGCTATTGTAAGCACACTAACACGTTCTCTTAAGatgcttttaaacaaataa
- the FRMPD4 gene encoding FERM and PDZ domain-containing protein 4 isoform X2, with the protein MDVFSFVKIGKLSGHRNKSSGWPHSSGTWSLNQGTPYGWEMTANRDGRDYFINHMTQSATFEDPRIENCQITPPAPRKVEMRRDPVLGFGFVAGSEKPVVVRSVTPGGPSEGKLIPGDQIIMINDEPVSTAPRERVIDLVRSCKESILLTVVQPYPSPKSAFISAAKKARLKSNPVKVRFSEEVIINGQVSETVKDNSLLFMPNVLKVYLENGQTKSFRFDCSTSIKDVILTLQEKLSIKCIEHFSLMLEQRIEGSGTKLLLLHEQETLTQVTQRPSSHKMRCLFRISFVPKDPIDLLRRDPVAFEYLYVQSCNDVVQERFGPELKYDIALRLAALQMYIATVTTKQTQKISLKYIEKEWGLETFLPSAVLQSMKEKNIKKALSHLVKANQNLVPPGKKLSALQAKVHYLKFLSDLRLYGGRVFKATLVGEKRSEVTLLVGPRYGISHVINTKTNLVALLADFSHVNRIEMFTEDESSVRVELHVLDVKPITLLMESSDAMNLACLTAGYYRLLVDSRRSIFNMANKKNTGSRETGNENRGKHNLLASEWNCVPKTTTFLAEGDQETQMSFADPKQKTVDVSESLLCPKEHRHLYIENAYNSGGFDQHLAKQSDPTEAEESRNFNQPSLLSLSGLESSKKAQDSPRGAKVSFIFGDHNLDGINPQTLGYERLLDESPEVLEKQRAIYISNANDIKGLELSPDAESIQFATNAVYATINDGKIFGAADGIEEPLLHDICYAENTDDAEDEDEVSCEEDIMVGEINRPALLSLSGSSDDIIDLTSLPPPEGDDNEDDFLLHTLNMAIAAPPPGFRDSSDEEDSQNQATQPRDNKEQASNLGGDDIPVSLIDAVPTNTEGKCEKGLDDAVVSTLQALEALAASEEQPTNDNSGVAILRAYSPESSSDSGNETNSSEMTESSELAAAQKQSENNARMFLTTSEGYQPLVEEQTEFPIAKNQSGGPGMKPSQPLAGRQAAELQSKVVPSKQILHSDNMEMEPETMETKSVTDYFSKLHMGSLVYSCTSKRKNKMTDSEVKAPSDGNATVKKPQGTKKAETDEDLKAKFGTLSARDSQRLSTFNVERTAFRQRWYTDDDGAADKPSPETVNGKTFPRVPVLGKTQTDCKDEVDPEVDQDDTSGLSQGENFLSDLTPVSSAKDLNDAEDIDLSADDHPSKLPEAEQSMARLCEYHLAKRMSSLQSEGHFSLQSSQCSSVDAGCSTGSSTCATPVESPLCTSDVKHIISDPSMKGIAYIPADERAAILPKHGTTYKDLHQQPEAVCHRMTVPVVHSAINAEPLFGTLREGCHRIPKIKETTAFTEPEKGRQGGMPTAFPRQPLADSIMLSSMLSESKVPSQNQDSCDIPKVNQACGATVSLRPYDMIGGSLRMPHNRKVLRRSSSIIGASGSVEMLFEKKAAADSLKCLDITRRDESKSGRSVELSLGKKLSKSYSQGCVYVSTDRKDSKRCSGTGTSQKDSKQCRTLPSRKLDTSAWRCRGPFSYCFLSRGNNDNDDEDDQDSHQLSCLFEHQILCELTEPVGQSFSGENYQKALESPKAAETPQGVSVNAHEESSADIQGGQIDVNLNDVAFDARITRINVMKEKMYAMPDGFIAAQKDANELLSLVRASMGKREDLHPETYDLKLSKYKQLLSMESRQLGSACRKMAMADKSPEEMLLAMTSSFQVLCCLTEACMRLVKVMNSETQQQEIIAKIDEVVINYICLLKAAEAVSGKTSSDPSIKLLARHSTTMAAIVSTLTRSLKMLLNK; encoded by the exons tctcCTAAATCAGCTTTTATTAGTGCTGCAAAAAAGGCAAGATTGAAGTCCAATCCTGTCAAAGTGCGCTTCTCGGAAGAAGTGATTATCAATGGCCAGGTGTCG GAAACAGTTAAGGACAATTCACTTCTTTTCATGCCAAATGTTCTGAAGGTGTATCTTGAAAATGGACAAACGAAATCTTTCCGTTTTGATTGCAGCACTTCCATAAAG GATGTCATCTTAACACTCCAAGAAAAGCTTTCCATCAAGTGTATTGAACATTTTTCCctgatgctggagcagaggatTGAAGGATCTGGAACGAAACTCCTTTTGCTACATGAACAGGAGACTCTAACTCAG GTGACCCAGAGGCCAAGCTCACATAAGATGAGATGTCTTTTCAGGATTAGCTTTGTCCCAAAGGACCCCATTGATCTTTTAAGAAGAGATCCAGttgcttttgaatatctctATGTACAG AGCTGTAACGACGTGGTTCAGGAAAGATTTGGACCAGAACTGAAATATGACATTGCCCTGCGCCTGGCTGCATTACAAATGTATATTGCAACTGTGACCACCAAGCAAACTCAGAAAATCTCTCTCAAATATATAGA AAAAGAATGGGGATTAGAGACTTTTCTTccatctgctgtgctgcaaagcatgaaagaaaagaacataaagaaaGCACTTTCACACCTTGTCAAAGCAAATCAAAACCTAGTTCCTCCGGGTAAAAAG cTATCTGCTTTGCAAGCCAAGGTGCATTATCTAAAGTTCCTCAGTGATCTACGGTTATATGGAGGCCGTGTTTTCAAGGCAACGTTAGTG ggagaaaagcgTTCAGAAGTGACTCTGTTAGTAGGGCCACGGTACGGAATAAGTCATGTgataaacaccaaaacaaacctgGTGGCTCTCCTGGCAGACTTCAGCCATGTGAACAGGATTGAGATGTTTACAGAAGACGAAAGCAGTGTTAGAGTTGAGCTGCATGTTTTAGATGTAAAA CCTATTACTCTACTGATGGAGTCATCAGATGCAATGAATCTTGCTTGCCTAACAGCTGGATACTATAGACTGCTGGTTGACTCAAGGCGCTCAATATTTAACATGGccaacaagaaaaatacagggaGCCGAGAAACAG gaaatgaaaatagaGGGAAGCATAATCTCCTTGCTTCTGAGTGGAATTGTGTACCAAAAACTACCACTTTCCTGGCTGAAGGAGATCAGGAGACTCAAATGTCCTTTGCTGATCCAAAACAAAAGACTGTAGATGTCTCTGAAAGTCTGTTATGTCCAAAAGAACACAGACATCTGTACATAGAAAATGCATATAATTCAGGTGGATTTGATCAGCATCTGGCCAAGCAAAGTGACCccactgaagcagaagaaagcagaaattttaaTCAGCCTTCACTGCTGTCACTCTCAGGTTTGGAATCTAGCAAGAAAGCACAGGATTCCCCCAGGGGAGCAAAAGTTTCCTTTATATTTGGAGATCACAACTTGGATGGTATCAATCCCCAGACTCTTGGCTATGAAAGGCTTTTGGATGAAAGTCCAGAAGtactagaaaaacaaagagcCATTTATATTAGTAATGCCAATGACATTAAAGGCCTGGAGTTGTCACCAGATGCTGAAAGCATTCAGTTTGCTACAAATGCTGTTTACGCAACTATAAATGATGGTAAAATATTTGGAGCTGCAGATGGGATAGAAGAGCCTTTGCTGCATGATATTTGTtatgcagaaaacacagatgatgctgaagatgaagatgaagtAAGCTGTGAAGAAGACATTATGGTAGGAGAAATCAATAGGCCTGCTCTTCTCAGCCTTTCTGGTTCTAGTGATGACATTATTGATTTGACTTCACTTCCACCTCCGGAAGGTGATGATAATGAAGATGATTTCCTATTGCATACCTTAAACATGGCCATTGCTGCTCCTCCACCTGGCTTCAGGGACAGTTCAGATGAGGAAGACTCTCAGAATCAAGCAACACAGCCTAGAGACAACAAGGAGCAAGCCAGTAATCTAGGCGGTGATGACATTCCAGTGTCACTTATTGATGCTGTCCCTACTAATACAGAGGGGAAGTGTGAGAAGGGGCTAGATGACGCTGTAGTCTCTACACTTCAAGCACTAGAAGCTTTGGCTGCTTCAGAGGAACAGCCGACGAATGACAATTCAG GTGTAGCTATCCTGCGAGCATATAGCCCTGAGTCATCTTCTGATTCTGGCAATGAAACAAATTCCTCTGAAATGACTGAAAGCTCTGAACTAGCTGCGGCACAGAAACAGTCAGAAAACAATGCACGTATGTTTTTGACCACAAGTGAAGGCTACCAACCCCTTGTGGAAGAGCAGACTGAATTTCCTATCGCTAAGAATCAGTCTGGAGGACCAGGCATGAAGCCCTCACAGCCTTTGGCTGGTCGTCAGGCTGCAGAGCTACAGTCAAAAGTTGTGCCTTCAAAGCAGATTCTTCATTCAGATAACATGGAAATGGAGCCAGAGACCATGGAAACAAAATCTGTCACTGATTACTTTAGCAAATTGCACATGGGATCCTTGGTATATTCTTGCActagtaaaaggaaaaataagatgaCAGACAGCGAAGTAAAAGCACCCTCTGATGGCAATGCTACTGTGAAAAAGCCACAGGGAACTAAAAAAGCAGAGACTGATGAAGATCTAAAAGCTAAATTTGGAACTCTTTCAGCAAGAGACAGTCAACGCCTAAGCACTTTTAATGTGGAAAGAACTGCCTTTCGCCAAAGATGGTACACTGACGATGATGGGGCAGCAGATAAGCCAAGCCCAGAAACAGTGAACGGGAAGACATTTCCAAGAGTTCCTGTCCTTGGTAAAACACAAACTGACTGCAAGGATGAAGTGGATCCTGAGGTGGATCAGGATGATACCTCGGGGCTTAGCCAAGGTGAAAACTTTCTGTCAGATTTAACTCCTGTGTCTTCAGCCAAAGACCTAAACGATGCAGAAGATATCGATTTATCTGCAGATGACCATCCTTCAAAGCTTCCAGAAGCTGAGCAGAGCATGGCTAGACTTTGTGAATATCACTTGGCTAAGCGCATGTCATCTCTGCAAAGTGAAGGCCATTTCTCACTGCAAAGCTCTCAGTGCTCTTCAGTGGATGCAGGATGCAGCACAGGCAGTAGCACATGTGCTACCCCTGTTGAATCTCCTCTTTGTACCTCCGATGTTAAGCACATTATCTCTGACCCATCGATGAAGGGCATTGCCTATATTCCAGCAGATGAAAGAGCTGCCATTCTTCCAAAACATGGAACGACATACAAGGACCTGCACCAGCAGCCTGAAGCTGTATGTCACAGAATGACGGTGCCTGTCGTGCATTCAGCAATTAATGCTGAACCACTGTTCGGCACTTTGAGAGAAGGATGTCATCGGATCCCCAAGATAAAAGAAACTACAG CTTTCACAGAGCCTGAGAAGGGAAGACAAGGAGGCATGCCTACAGCTTTTCCTAGACAGCCTCTAGCTGACTCCATCATGCTATCATCCATGCTATCAGAATCAAAGGTGCCAAGTCAAAATCAAGACTCTTGTGACATTCCCAAAGTAAATCAGGCTTGTGGGGCAACAGTTAGTTTACGGCCATATGACATGATAGGAGGAAGCCTCAGGATGCCGCACAACAGGAAAGTGCTGAGAcgcagcagcagcatcattgGAGCATCTGGAAGTGTTGAGATGCTGTTTGAAAAGAAGGCAGCCGCAGACAGCTTGAAATGCCTGGACATCACCCGAAGGGATGAATCCAAATCAGGGAGAAGTGTGGAACTCTCCCTGGGCAAAAAGCTGTCAAAAAGTTATTCCCAGGGTTGTGTATATGTCAGCACTGATAGGAAGGACAGTAAGAGGTGCTCAGGCACAGGCACCAGTCAGAAGGACTCCAAGCAGTGTCGAACATTACCCTCACGGAAGCTGGACACCAGCGCCTGGAGGTGTCGTGGCCCCTTTAGCTATTGTTTCCTAAGCAGAGGAAACAATGACAATGATGATGAAGATGACCAAGACAGCCATCAGCTCTCATGTCTCTTTGAACACCAGATCCTGTGTGAGCTCACAGAACCAGTTGGTCAGTcattttctggagaaaattaTCAGAAAGCCTTGGAGTCCCCGAAAGCTGCTGAGACCCCACAAGGTGTGTCAGTCAATGCACATGAGGAGAGCAGTGCTGACATCCAAGGTGGCCAAATTGATGTGAATCTCAACGATGTGGCCTTCGATGCACGAATCACACGAATAAATGTGATGAAAGAGAAGATGTATGCAATGCCTGATGGATTTATTGCAGCACAAAAGGATGCCAATGAGCTACTCTCATTGGTCCGAGCAAGTATGGGCAAGAGGGAAGATTTACATCCAGAAACATATGACCTTAAACTTTCTAAGTACAAACAACTGTTATCTATGGAATCAAGACAGTTGGGAAGTGCCTGCAGGAAAATGGCCATGGCTGATAAAAGCCCTGAGGAAATGCTTTTAGCTATGACTTCCAGCTTTCAAGTACTCTGTTGCTTAACAGAAGCCTGCATGCGTTTAGTTAAAGTCATGaactctgaaacacagcagcaggaaattATAGCTAAGATAGATGAGGTTGTAATAAACTACATTTGTCTTCTGAAGGCTGCAGAAGCAGTGTCAGGCAAGACCTCCAGTGATCCTAGCATTAAACTCTTGGCTCGACATTCAACTACCATGGCCGCTATTGTAAGCACACTAACACGTTCTCTTAAGatgcttttaaacaaataa